CGGCGGACAGGGAAACCACGGCTCCGGCAAAGGGGGCGCGCACGGCGCAGCGCTCTACGTCAAGCTGAGCCAAGGCCCTGGCCTGGGCGCTGATGTCCACTTCGGCCTGGGCCTTTTCCATTTCCTGCACGCTGGCCGACTCCATGCGGGCCAGACTCCGGGTGTTCTGGAGCACTGCCTGAGCCAGACGCTCCGCCGCTTTGGTCTGCGCCAGGTGGGCCTTGTAGCCCCGGCAGTCCAGTTCGACGAGGACGGCCCCGGCATCGAAAGACTCCCCTTCGCGCACACGCAGGGCGCCGACAACAGTGTTCAATTGACTGGAAAGAACCACATGGTCGCGGGCCACGATCTGTCCGCGCACCGCGTCATCGGCCTGGACCGAAACGGCCGGAAGAAGCAGCGCAAGCACCGCCAGCAGAACTTTTCCTGTCATTGGGCCTCCTCCGTGACCACCGTGGGAGCGGGCAGAGCCAAAAGCGAGGAGAAGTCTCCGCCGCCCCAGAGCTTGTGATTGACCCCGGCCACGGTGTCCGTCAGGCCGCGCAAATCGCGGGGCAGCCCGGCATAATCCAGATAGTCCACGCCCAAGGCGGTGAACAGATTGTTCAGAGACTGATAGTAGTTAATGAAAGACTGCTCGCGGTTCATGCGGCTGGTAATGGCCGACATGGATTTCTGGATGACATCCAGACGCATTCCCTGTCCCTGGCTGACCTTGCGAGTGGCCAATACCTTCAGACGTTCCTCCACATCAGCCAGGATTTTAGCCCGATTCACGGCCTGGGCCGCGAAATCGTGCTGCTGCGCGGCCAAGTTGACCTGCGCCAGCACGGCCATGCCCATCGCCAACCCCTGTGCCTCATCCATTTCCTCCTGCACGGCGAGCATCTTCTTTTTGGTCGGCCATTTGACCAGATTCATGAGATTGTAGGCCACATGCACCGAGGCCTGCTGCCAGGTGGAGTGCAGATCGAAACTATTGGAGTCGTAATTTGCGGACAGACTGATGCCGATGCCGGGCACCAAATCCAGAATGGCCTTTTTGGCCTCCAGAGCCGTGATGCGCCGCTGGTAACCCCATTCAAAAATTTCGGGCCGGTGGGAAAAGGCGTAGTTTTCCATCTGCTCCCGGGTCAGGTCCAGATCCCGGACCAGGCCGTACCAAGCCGGTGGAGCAAGACGCGGCAAATGGTCCGAGGGCAGATTCATGAGGGCGGCCAGTTCCACCTTGGCCAGAGAAAGCTCGTGGGCCAGGTCTTCCATCTGGCGGATCATCTGGAGCAGGTTCTTCTGGTAGGTCAGGACCTCTTCCAGAGGGCGCAAACGCTCGCTTTCCACTGTTCTGGCCGTGGACAGGGCCTCTTCGGCCTGTTCCAGCACCTTGCGGATATCACCTTGCAGCTGCTGGGCCACGAGCACCTTGAAGAAGGCAGTGCGGGTTTCGCTGACCAGATCCTGCACCACCTTGCGCTGCTGTTCCTTGGCGATGAGGAAGCGGTTGGCCTGCTGGTGCAGGGTATAGTAGCTGACGCCCA
Above is a window of Desulfomicrobium orale DSM 12838 DNA encoding:
- a CDS encoding TolC family protein, with protein sequence MFRILKTVVLLLGCAFLATGCAIKPKAITAVEAEETAVLLQDRVRIPQEPLPETLTLDEAIARVLKYNLEHRLKMFEVSLRQRQYDLSMFDLLPELTARGEADHRSNWDASVSRNLRTGVKSTDYSTSEDRDKVTGELALSWNILDVGVSYYTLHQQANRFLIAKEQQRKVVQDLVSETRTAFFKVLVAQQLQGDIRKVLEQAEEALSTARTVESERLRPLEEVLTYQKNLLQMIRQMEDLAHELSLAKVELAALMNLPSDHLPRLAPPAWYGLVRDLDLTREQMENYAFSHRPEIFEWGYQRRITALEAKKAILDLVPGIGISLSANYDSNSFDLHSTWQQASVHVAYNLMNLVKWPTKKKMLAVQEEMDEAQGLAMGMAVLAQVNLAAQQHDFAAQAVNRAKILADVEERLKVLATRKVSQGQGMRLDVIQKSMSAITSRMNREQSFINYYQSLNNLFTALGVDYLDYAGLPRDLRGLTDTVAGVNHKLWGGGDFSSLLALPAPTVVTEEAQ
- a CDS encoding efflux RND transporter periplasmic adaptor subunit, whose translation is MTGKVLLAVLALLLPAVSVQADDAVRGQIVARDHVVLSSQLNTVVGALRVREGESFDAGAVLVELDCRGYKAHLAQTKAAERLAQAVLQNTRSLARMESASVQEMEKAQAEVDISAQARALAQLDVERCAVRAPFAGAVVSLSAGKGEYVGAGKPLLEIVSTENLEVHFLLPSTAIQDVRVGQGFSMSVYETNSVVNGTVRQIAPVADPLNRTIKIFGRLDSASGLARPGMSGIVTLEQP